A single region of the Chelmon rostratus isolate fCheRos1 chromosome 5, fCheRos1.pri, whole genome shotgun sequence genome encodes:
- the surf4l gene encoding surfeit 4, like, translated as MGHGDLMSRAEDVADQFLRVTKHCLPHVARLCLVSTFLEDGVRMWFQWGEQSEYINSTWSCGLFLANVFVLLNLLGQLGGCVFILSRNFVQYACCSLFGIIALQMVAYGILWDPKFFMRNLALGGGLLLLLAECRGEARSVFAGVPSLGHQSSPKHLLQLGGRVLLVLMFMTLLHFDFSLFSILQNLVGSALIVLVAVGFKTKLAALTLVAWLLCVNVTFNAFWNIPSHKPMHDFLKYDFFQTTSVIGGLLLVVALGPGGVSMDEKKKEW; from the exons ATGGGACACGGAGACCTGATGAGCCGGGCGGAGGATGTAGCGGACCAG TTCCTGCGGGTCACCAAACACTGTCTCCCCCACGTGGCCCGGCTCTGCCTGGTCAGCACCTTCCTGGAGGACGGGGTCAGGATGTGGTTCCAGTGGGGGGAGCAGAGCGAGTACATCAACTCCACCTGGAGCTGCGGACTCTTCCTCGCCAACGTCTTCGTCCTGCTCAACCTGCTGGGACAGCTGG gCGGCTGTGTCTTCATCCTCAGTAGAAACTTTGTTCAGTAcgcctgctgctctctgtttggGATCATCGccctgcag ATGGTGGCCTACGGCATCCTGTGGGACCCCAAGTTCTTCATGAG GAACCTGGCGCTGGGCggaggcctcctcctcctcctggcgGAGTGTCGGGGGGAGGCTCGCAGCGTGTTTGCAGGAGTTCCTTCTCTCGGTCATCAGAGTTCTCCGAAGCACCTCCTGCAGCTCGGAGGTCGAGTCCTCCTCGTCCTCATGTTCATGACGCTGCTGCACTTTGACTTCAGCCTGTTCAGc ATCCTGCAGAACCTGGTGGGCTCGGCCCTCATCGTGCTGGTGGCGGTGGGCTTTAAGACGAAGCTGGCGGCTCTGACTCTGGTGGCCTGGCTGCTCTGCGTCAACGTCACCTTCAACGCCTTCTGGAACATCCCGTCGCACAAACCCATGCACGACTTCCTCAAGTACGACTTCTTCCAGACCACGTCGGTGATCGGAggcctgctgctggtggtggccCTCGGGCCCGGGGGGGTCTCCATGGACGAGAAGAAGAAGGAatggtga